One Trachemys scripta elegans isolate TJP31775 chromosome 4, CAS_Tse_1.0, whole genome shotgun sequence genomic region harbors:
- the LOC117876988 gene encoding cilia- and flagella-associated protein 77-like, whose protein sequence is MEASRRPKPFQRLKKRHSAKVICPPPLLPLRMAELRPGMENERVGVVRDTMLQNHLILKPELGKTRSRCTQLPGSDFVYGLTLCGTDGGVPEAIGHWNSVKPISKATKELPRDFVAMNRGAVIAGLVTTKEHYRYRQIHDIRRPEDDERHFKKDPPRLPDAMTYGMPARPSTPIIDVFQHKYKELWMEGQRAAAEAHHKAKQKIRRRGKVYETYSTLLKKYKPPMKPDPLWHLPHFEKVGRHLDTFPSQGDREKAFKVHQSEAGVRCGIFAQGIYTSS, encoded by the coding sequence ATGGAAGCATCTAGGAGACCTAAACCTTTTCAGAGACTGAAAAAGAGGCACAGTGCTAAGGTtatctgtccccctcccctgctgcccttgAGAATGGCTGAGCTCCGGCCCGGGATGGAAAACGAGAGAGTTGGAGTAGTGAGGGACACCATGCTCCAGAACCACCTCATCCTCAAGCCAGAGCTAGGAAAGACTCGCTCAAGGTGCACACAGTTGCCCGGATCTGATTTTGTGTATGGACTAACCCTTTGTGGGACCGATGGGGGAGTTCCTGAAGCAATAGGCCACTGGAACTCAGTGAAACCCATTAGCAAGGCCACAAAGGAGCTGCCGCGTGATTTTGTTGCCATGAACCGTGGAGCAGTCATAGCTGGTCTTGTCACAACAAAGGAACACTACCGGTACCGCCAAATCCATGACATCCGCCGTCCAGAAGATGATGAGCGTCACTTTAAAAAGGACCCGCCGCGTCTCCCTGATGCCATGACCTATGGAATGCCAGCTCGCCCATCCACCCCTATCATAGATGTTTTTCAGCACAAGTACAAGGAGCTTTGGATGGAGGGACAACGAGCAGCAGCCGAAGCTCATCATAAGGCAAAACAGAAAATAAGACGGCGGGGGAAAGTATACGAAACGTATTCCACTCTGCTGAAGAAATACAAACCGCCCATGAAGCCAGACCCACTTTGGCATTTGCCCCACTTTGAGAAAGTGGGTCGTCATCTCGATACCTTCCCAAGCCAAGGAGATCGGGAGAAGGCTTTCAAAGTCCACCAGTCAGAAGCTGGAGTACGATGTGGAATATTTGCCCAGGGCATTTATACAAGCAGCTGA